The Macadamia integrifolia cultivar HAES 741 chromosome 4, SCU_Mint_v3, whole genome shotgun sequence genome contains the following window.
AACGCTGCCCCTCCTCGAACATGCAgaagcaggagcctcgtgcattgagTTGCTCTTTTAATATTCTTAGTATTTTTCTTCCTACCCACAGATAAACAAATCAATctttcctataaaaaaaaatgatagaaaaaggatgaataagtaaaaaaaaaataataataataattttccaaatagagttttgaatttgatttgttcaatttcatttattttatttacataCAGGATTGAAAGAAGAGAAACTTCAAAAAAGACGTGTGAACAACGAACCTTgagtttggatttgatttgttttttttattttaatgacaATGATAGTTCTCACAAGCTCAAGAAATCCGTTCAGAGATGTGCTTTGTCCCTGTATTGAACTGAAATCAAATCTTCGAAAATGATTTGAGACCCACATTTCAAATTCTGGCAAAATCACAAATTCCTCCATGCCTTCCGTTCGGATACCACAGAGCAAAGCCAACACGGCCATCGCTGACCGGGGCTAAAGCACGGAAGGTACTTGTGAAAAGCCTTCACTCCTCCACTTCCGCTTCAGCAATCAATATAGTTTCACTTTCACAGTGGgcattgatttcttcttcttcttcttcttcttctttcccataACCTCCACAAACGAACTCAAAAATTTGAAGGTTCGAGAGACTCAATTTCTGAGGTCCATGAGGATAAAAAACTGAGAATTCCAGttaaatttacataaaattccGCTTCTGGCAACCGTCATTTGTCTCCAAGCGGATCTTCGGCTATTACAGAGATTCATCTGATCCTGTATTTTTCTTTGTCTCAGATTAGGAAAAGCCAAGAACCCACCAATGCAAATCCATTTGTTTTCGTAACAAGAAGATGGGATTGAGGTCAGTTACATCTTTGTTGTCTCTCGACTCCCTTCCGAGTATCATTTCCCTTTGTCCTCCATTGGTGACTGTCTAAAGCTTCCTTGACTTTCCTCTGAGATCTTTACAGTTTCTTCTGCTTTACTTGCTTCCGGTGGGTACATGCAGAGAACCCATTAGCTGCCACGGACCACTTTCTCATTTCTAGTCTAACTGAGCACTGGGCAGTTCTTTGGTCTTTAGCTGGTGTGGTTTTCCATGGTTTTTAGAAAAACGTGGAAAAGGATGAATTAGCTTCATGCCTTTTCGTTGTTGCTTACCCAAAAACAAGCATAGAGTTTGTAATGGAATTACATGCTTGTTTTTGGTGTAAGGTGTAGtttttcccctcttccaatCCTTTCTTAGTTTCTTCTACTCTTTTTTGCATCAAAATTATCCTCTTTCACTTAGTTAATCAATTTCTGTCTCCGTCAATCACCTTCATTTTTGGGTGAGATTGACCTGATTTTGAGTTCTCTGAATAGCTATGGAAACCTGGGCTTCTGTTTGGCTTATTTATTTGCTTATTTTATTGTTGGGTGGAACCTCCCCTGTTAACACTCAGCGTGTTGGAAGCCAGATGTCTCCAGGGTTTCAAGGGTCTCAGATGAACTATGTTGATAAAAAAGGGATGTTTCTGTTCTCCAACAACTCGCAATTTGCCTTCGGCTTCTTCACTACCCAAAATATCACTTCGTTTTTGTTAGTTGTCCTCCACACTAGCAGTTCAAAAGTAGTTTGGACTGCAAACAGAGGATCCCCTGTTAGAAATTctgataaattcaaatttgcaaACAATGGGAATGCTTATTTGGAAATGGGTGGTCGTGTAATTTGGTCTACAGATACGGAAGGCAAAGGAGTTACTGTCATGAAGTTGCAGGACACAGGAAATTTGGTCTTGCTTGGAAACGATAGTAAACCACTTTGGCAGAGTTTCAGCTATCCCACTGATACCCTTTTGTCTGGTCAAGATTTCTTGGAAGGAATGAAGCTAGTAAGCAATCCAAGCCTCAATAATTTGAGCTGTTATCTTGAAATCAGTTCTGGAGATTTGATTCTCAATGCAGGCTTCCCTACTCCACAACCTTATTGGTCTATGTCAAAGGAGATTCGCAAAACCGTTAACAAGGTTGGTGGGGAGGTTAAATCTGCATCTATGAGCTCCAATTCGTGGAAGTTCTATGATAAAAATCAAGTGCTGCTATGGCAGTTTATCTTCTCGGACCACACTGATCCGAATATCACATGGGCTGCAGTGCTAGGCTCCCAGGGGTTGATCTCATTCTACAATCTTCAGAATGGTGGGTCAACTATTGCAGAGCCGACGGCGATTCCTCAAGATTCTTGCAGCACGCCTGAGCCTTGTGATCCATATTATATTTGTTACAGCAACAAGAAGTGCCACTGCCCTGCTGTTCTTGCCTCCAGACCTAATTGTGCACCTGGTATTGACTCTCCATGTAATAGTTCAAATGGTCCGTTGGAACTTGCACTTGCAGGGGATAGACTTGACTACTCCGCGCTGGGGTTTGTTCCACCATCTTCCAAGTCTGATCTAAGTGGTTGCAAAAATGCATGCCTAAGTAACTGCTCTTGCCTTGCTTTGTTCTTTGACAAAAGTGCAGGGCAATGCTTTCTGTTTGATCAGATAGGAAGCTTACAGCAATCTGGCCAGGGATCCACTGGATTTGTTTCATACATTAAGGTTCCAAGAGATGGAAACCAGGGGCAACAATCCGGAGGGAATGGAAGCAGCAGCCGGAATTACTTTCACATCATGATGGTCATTGCTGTTCTGACAGTATTAGTTATTTCTGGTATACTTTATTTGGGGTGCTGGTGGCAGAAGAATAAGAATAGCGTACCAGAGTCTCCTTCTAAAAACTCTTCAGAAGAGGATATGTTCTTGGAGAGTTTATCTGGTGCGCCCATTCGGTTCAGTTACAAGGATCTTCAGATTGCTACTGATGACTTCTCTGTGAAACTTGGTCATGGTGGGTTTGGGTCAGTCTACCAGGGGGTGCTTCCTGATGGGACTCGACTAGCTGTGAAGAAATTGGAGGGCATTGGTCAGGGGAAGAAAGAATTCCGAGCTGAAGTTAGCACCATAGGCAGTATCCATCATGTCCATTTGGTCAGGCTCAAAGGATTTTGTGCCGAGGCAACTCACCGGCTTCTTGTTTATGAATACATGGCAAATGGTTCTCTGGACAGATGGATCTTCCAGAaagatggaaaagaaaatatgtTGGACTGGGGAACGAGGTTCAATATTTCTCTAGGCATGGCAAAAGGATTAGCTTATCTCCATGAGGACTGTGATGTAAAGATTATCCATTGTGATATAAAGCCTGAAAATGTGCTTCTTGACGATAATTTTTTAGCAAAGGTCTCGGATTTTGGTTTGGCTAAGCTGATGTCTAGGGAACAGAGCCATGTATTCACCACAATAAGGGGTACCAGAGGGTATCTAGCGCCCGAGTGGATTACAAACCATGCTATATCAGAGAAAAGTGATGTGTACAGCTTTGGCATGGTCTTGCTTGAGATAATTGGGGGAAGGAAGAATTTTGATTTAGCAGAGACTTCAGAGAAAGCTCATTTTCCGTCTTATGCCTTCAAGATgatggaagaaggaagaatcaaagaaatccTTGATTTGAAGCTGAAGACTCATCAAGATGATGAGAGGGTGATCATGGCAATTAAGGTAGCTTTGTCGTGTATACAGGACGACATGTACCTGCGACCATCCATGTCTAAAGTAGTCCAAATGCTTGAAGGTCTCTCTCCTGTTCCACAACCCCCAACCTCCTCT
Protein-coding sequences here:
- the LOC122077550 gene encoding G-type lectin S-receptor-like serine/threonine-protein kinase SD2-5; this encodes METWASVWLIYLLILLLGGTSPVNTQRVGSQMSPGFQGSQMNYVDKKGMFLFSNNSQFAFGFFTTQNITSFLLVVLHTSSSKVVWTANRGSPVRNSDKFKFANNGNAYLEMGGRVIWSTDTEGKGVTVMKLQDTGNLVLLGNDSKPLWQSFSYPTDTLLSGQDFLEGMKLVSNPSLNNLSCYLEISSGDLILNAGFPTPQPYWSMSKEIRKTVNKVGGEVKSASMSSNSWKFYDKNQVLLWQFIFSDHTDPNITWAAVLGSQGLISFYNLQNGGSTIAEPTAIPQDSCSTPEPCDPYYICYSNKKCHCPAVLASRPNCAPGIDSPCNSSNGPLELALAGDRLDYSALGFVPPSSKSDLSGCKNACLSNCSCLALFFDKSAGQCFLFDQIGSLQQSGQGSTGFVSYIKVPRDGNQGQQSGGNGSSSRNYFHIMMVIAVLTVLVISGILYLGCWWQKNKNSVPESPSKNSSEEDMFLESLSGAPIRFSYKDLQIATDDFSVKLGHGGFGSVYQGVLPDGTRLAVKKLEGIGQGKKEFRAEVSTIGSIHHVHLVRLKGFCAEATHRLLVYEYMANGSLDRWIFQKDGKENMLDWGTRFNISLGMAKGLAYLHEDCDVKIIHCDIKPENVLLDDNFLAKVSDFGLAKLMSREQSHVFTTIRGTRGYLAPEWITNHAISEKSDVYSFGMVLLEIIGGRKNFDLAETSEKAHFPSYAFKMMEEGRIKEILDLKLKTHQDDERVIMAIKVALSCIQDDMYLRPSMSKVVQMLEGLSPVPQPPTSSQIGSRLYSSLFKSISEEGTSSGPSDYHSDAYFSDVRLSGPR